The Deinococcus depolymerans DNA window TGAGTTCCTGATCTGTGGCGTAGGTGCGCCGCAGCGCGCGGTTGACGTGCGCGGGGTCGCCCAGGGTGGCGATGGCTTCCGGTTCGGTCAGTCCGCTGTGCATGGCGTCCTGCACGTGAGCGTGGTACTCGGCGGTCATGCGGTCCCGCGCGGCGGGGGCAAGGTCGCGCAGCGCAACGTCCAGCCAGTGGTTCAGCGGGCCGGTCATGCGTTGCCGCCCAGCACGGCCTGCACGGCGCCGACCTGGGCCTGCCAGTCGCGGCGGGTGCGGGCCAGCGCGGCGCGGCCCTTGTCGGTCAGGCGGTATTCGCGGCGGGTGCGGCCGGCGACCTCGTGTTCCTGGCTTTCGATGAGCCCCTCGGCTTCGAGGGCGTGCAGGGCGGGGTAGAGGGCGCCTTCGCGGGCGCGCAGGAGGCCTTCGCTGCGGGTGTTGATGGCCTGGGCGATGGCGTAGCCGTGTTCGGGCTGGCGGTCGAGGACGGCCAGGATGAGCAGGCGGAGTTGCTCGCGGGCGTTCATGCCTGCACGATACCTCTGGTTTGGATGCATCTCAAGTCGAGGTATCGTGCCCGACCGTCAGGTCAGTGGCAGACGGTAGGCGCGGCGGGTGTTCGCGTCCGTCGCGGCTTCCAGTTCGGCGGGGCTCAGGCCGCGCAGGGCCGCGATGAACTCCAGCGTGTGGCGCACGTAACCGGGCCGGTTGGGCTTGCCGCGTTTGGGTACGGGGGACAGGAAGGGCGCGTCGGTTTCCAGCAGCATCCGGGGCAGGGGCAGGTCGCGGGCCGCCGCCTGGATCTCCTGCGCGTTCCTGTACGTGGTGTTCCCCGCGAACCCGAAGTACGTGTGCTCGCCGCGCTCCAGGCCGAAGCGCAGCAGTTCCGGGTGCCCGCTGAAGCAGTGCAGGATCACCGGCACGTCCGGCCACGCGCGCAGCACGTCCATCACGCCCCGATGGGCGCTGTCCTGCCCGGCCTTGTCCCGCGTGTGAATGACCAGCACCTTCCCGCTGCGCCGCGCGAGGTCCAGCTGCCACTCGAACGCCGACACCTGCGCGGCGCGTTTCGTGTCGTCCCAGTAGTCGTCCAGGCCGCTCTCGCCGATGCCCACCACGCGCGGGTGCCCGGCGAGCGCCTCGATCTGCGCGCGGGCGTCCGGGCTGTCCTCGTCGGTGTCGGTGGGGTGCAGGCCGACCGTGGCGTACACGTCTTCAAACTGCTCGGCCAGCGCCACGGCGTTCCGGGCGTGCTGGGGGCTGGCGCCGATGCAGACCATGGCGTTCAGGCCCAGTTCGCCGCGCGCGCCGGCCGGATCGTCGATGTAATCCAGGTGGGTGTGAGAGTCGATCATGCCGCCCAGGGTAAGCGCGTGGCGTGCGGGGCGTGGTGCCTCCCACCCAATCCCCACCACTCTCATGAGAGGGGCGCGCTAGAGTGCGCCCGTGCAGAAACTCGGCCTGTACGCCCTGACGGGCATCCTGGGGTTCGCCCTGATCTTCGCGCTGCTGCCCGGCGCGAACCGGGCGACCGTGCCCACCGGCGCGGTCCTGTCCGGCGTGCAGCTCACGCTGTACCCGTCCCGCGACCCGGACGCCGTGTGGCAGTTCCGGGCGGGGCAGGTCACGAACGACCCGCTGCTGGGCGAGACGCACCTGACCGAGCTGGGCGAGGGGCAGCGGTTGCTGCGCGAGCGGGACGCCTCGGGCCGCCTGACGGACCGCCAGACGCTGGACGCCACCCTGAGCGCCCCGGACCTGACCATCGACGGGCAGGACAACATGACGACCCGTCAGGCGCGCATCACGCTGGTGCAGCAGTGTGCCGACATCGACCTTCAGGGCACCGAGCAGACGCCCGTGAAGATCGAGCAGGGCAGCGGCTTCAGCGCGCCGGTCGCGGAACTCGACTCGCCGCTCATGACCGGACACGTCGAGAAACTCCGCATGGGCTTCGACTTCAACATCGAGGATTCCGACAACGCCAACTCGACCCTGCAATACGACCTGGACGGCACGGAACGCTGCGAGAACGGCCAGCGTGTCCCCGGAGCCTGACCTTCAAGGAGTCCCATGATGAACCGCACCAAGACCCTGTCCCTGCTGGCCCTCCTGACCGTCACCGCGCCCGTGCTGGCGCAGGCCGACGCCACCAACCGCCTGATCACCATCCAGGGCGGCCCGCGTGGCGACGTGCGTAACGGACCCCTGACCTTCACCGGCAGTCCCGTGAAGGCGAAGGTCAGCACCCTGAACATTGAGGCCTCGCAGGCCGTGCTGGCCGCGCCCAAGGGCACGCCGCTGATCGAGGCGAAAGGCAAACGCACCGCGAACTTCACCGGCACCGTGAAGGTCACGCGCGGCCGCCTGACCGCCAGCGGCAGCGCCCTCGCGTACGACGAGACGACCGGGCAGGGCGTCCTGAGCGGCAACGCCAGCGCCACCTTCGTCCCCGAGAAGAAGGAGGACGGCGACACCGTCACCATCAAGGCCGCGCAGATGAGCCTGGACGTGGACAACAACGTGTCCACCAGCACGGGCGGCGTGACCCTCTCCACCGGCACGCAGGACGGACAGGCCGAGAAACTGGTGTTCGACGAGGACCGCGAACTGGCCCAGCTGACCGGCAAACCCAGCCTGACCCGCGCCGCCCGGGGCAACCAGAAGGAACTGGTCATCACCGGCCAGGAGGTCCGCGCGCTCACCAAGACCAAGACGCTGTACGTGCGCGGCAGCGTGAAACTCGTGCAGGGCACCACCACCACCACCGGCGACGCCGTGTACTACGACGACCGCAGGAACGTGGCATACGTGGTCGGGAACGCCGTCAGCGTGGACAGCAAGAGCAAGGTGACCGTCAAGGCCCCCGCCAGCGGTTACCTGGAGCAGCGCACCGACCTGGGCCGCGTGCGCGCCCTGAACTCGGCGTACAAGGTTCCGGCCGAGCAGTTCAAACTGCGCGGCGAGAAGTAAACTGCGCGCATGCCCCGCACCCGCCTGACCGTCACTGCACTCCTGACCGCGCTGCTGGCGGTCACGGGCGGGTGGCCGGGCGGGCGGGCGCAGCAGGCCGAGCCCAGTCCACCCGCCCCCATCCAGAGCGCACCCGCTGAGGCCGCCCCCGCGCCGACCACTCCGGACGCCGCGCCGGACGCCGGGGCCGAGCAGTCCAGCCTGACCCTGGTGCGCCGCAGCGAGAAGGACGGCAAGGACCGCCGCATCGAGATCGTCAAGACCGGCACGGACGACACCACGGGCGTGTTCGCGCTGTGCCAG harbors:
- a CDS encoding TatD family hydrolase codes for the protein MIDSHTHLDYIDDPAGARGELGLNAMVCIGASPQHARNAVALAEQFEDVYATVGLHPTDTDEDSPDARAQIEALAGHPRVVGIGESGLDDYWDDTKRAAQVSAFEWQLDLARRSGKVLVIHTRDKAGQDSAHRGVMDVLRAWPDVPVILHCFSGHPELLRFGLERGEHTYFGFAGNTTYRNAQEIQAAARDLPLPRMLLETDAPFLSPVPKRGKPNRPGYVRHTLEFIAALRGLSPAELEAATDANTRRAYRLPLT
- a CDS encoding LptA/OstA family protein → MMNRTKTLSLLALLTVTAPVLAQADATNRLITIQGGPRGDVRNGPLTFTGSPVKAKVSTLNIEASQAVLAAPKGTPLIEAKGKRTANFTGTVKVTRGRLTASGSALAYDETTGQGVLSGNASATFVPEKKEDGDTVTIKAAQMSLDVDNNVSTSTGGVTLSTGTQDGQAEKLVFDEDRELAQLTGKPSLTRAARGNQKELVITGQEVRALTKTKTLYVRGSVKLVQGTTTTTGDAVYYDDRRNVAYVVGNAVSVDSKSKVTVKAPASGYLEQRTDLGRVRALNSAYKVPAEQFKLRGEK
- a CDS encoding PadR family transcriptional regulator; the encoded protein is MNAREQLRLLILAVLDRQPEHGYAIAQAINTRSEGLLRAREGALYPALHALEAEGLIESQEHEVAGRTRREYRLTDKGRAALARTRRDWQAQVGAVQAVLGGNA